Proteins co-encoded in one Plasmodium reichenowi strain SY57 chromosome 10, whole genome shotgun sequence genomic window:
- a CDS encoding hypothetical protein (conserved Plasmodium protein, unknown function~part of same gene as PRSY57_1037000A~gap found within coding sequence), with protein sequence VSVYGIYILHKASKENNSMIYVEKKLNENKNKLLKNKKNVEDLLTLLENDLITTK encoded by the coding sequence GTGAGTGTGTACGGTATTTATATACTACATAAAGCGTCCAAAGAAAACAATAGTATGATATATGTagagaaaaaattaaatgaaaataagaataaattattgaaaaataaaaaaaatgtagaaGACCTTCTAACTTTACTAGAGAATGATTTAATAACaacaaaatga
- a CDS encoding hypothetical protein (conserved Plasmodium protein, unknown function~part of same gene as PRSY57_1037000B~gap found within coding sequence) has product MKKISLHNILTNKYNVNYIPKKFFSEHIIIDHIRKVKNKLDRGSLYLLQE; this is encoded by the coding sequence atgaaaaaaattagcttgcataatattttaactaataaatataatgtgAATTATATTCCAAAAAAGTTCTTTTCagaacatataataatcgACCATATTAGAAAAGTCAAAAATAAACTAGATAGAGGTTCTCTGTATTTACTACAAgaa